A stretch of Lathyrus oleraceus cultivar Zhongwan6 chromosome 6, CAAS_Psat_ZW6_1.0, whole genome shotgun sequence DNA encodes these proteins:
- the LOC127098060 gene encoding uncharacterized protein LOC127098060: MANTIKVVYAILFLSIVLATATIDDDYYEPPCKSEADCQPAWNIYFVVKCVDNLCKWVKLQGIYDEPIRRFPFDG; the protein is encoded by the exons ATGGCAAACACTATAAAGGTTGTTTATGCTATTCTATTTCTTTCCATAGTTCTTGCTACAGCAACAATTGATGATG ATTACTATGAACCGCCATGTAAATCTGAGGCTGATTGTCAACCAGCTTGGAACATTTATTTTGTTGTTAAGTGCGTTGATAATTTATGTAAATGGGTTAAACTCCAGGGTATATATGATGAACCTATAAGACGTTTTCCTTTTGATGGCTAG